In Syngnathus scovelli strain Florida chromosome 11, RoL_Ssco_1.2, whole genome shotgun sequence, one DNA window encodes the following:
- the LOC125976818 gene encoding inter-alpha-trypsin inhibitor heavy chain H3 isoform X3, producing MPGIPTAFVFSRGVLVVQTLLVFNMPVLWGIVRWAYLCIVLAAQGQEALLVSHRDALVEEFHKAAGTKSIKMVEVQSFRIDCAVTSRFAHTVMTSKAFNKANISQEIFFEVELPKTAFITNFTMEIDGQVYVGEVKGKEKAKKEYEKAVSSGKTAGLVKASGRQMEQFSVSVNIAAESHVVFVLTYEELLQRKLGRYELLTRVKPKEPVQDFQIRVRVFEPQGLTSVEATATFLTNQLLPLVEKTVTDTKAYITFSPTMEEQKKCPSCEGTQIEGDFIVKYDVKRKENLGEVQMVNGYFVHFFSPPELPTVPKNVIFVVDRSGSMSGTKIRQTREALAAILKDLHEEDHFTFILFDDRVDTWQNSVVKATKENVTKAIDYVGKLTERGSTDINGALLEAVALLKKERESKRVPDRSMDMIILLTDGMPNSGVSNLPTIQENVRRAIGGNMSLFCLGFGNDVQYSFLDVLGKQNKGLARRIFAASDAALQLQGFYEEVSSPLLLEVNLKYPGNSVDSLTQNHHSHLFNGSEIVVAGRFDDSNEPDNFLVEVFAQGPEEDFQVQGKAKVDDWNVLYLEDEYIFGDFTERLWAYLTIQQLLEKSRIGSQQENENFTAQALDMSLRYNFVTPLTSLVVIKPDSEDKAGGPLIADKLTEDQRQRAESQRVFLCASTAHQPRHQGSSGRAASSRQQSNVDGDPHFMIEVPDREDALCFNINDKPGTIFNLVRDPKSGFVVNGEIIGKKKFVPGQKMFTYFGRLGIRHEALGVKLEVNTQEILLMHEGKQVKLLWTDFASLKDTNMDLRLTKNCSLTVTLRHSVKFMVIRHTKIWKRRHYQQNYLGFYTLDSHHLSNAVHGLLGQFYHGVDFEVSNLKLGKMQQKTDATMYVKGQTLNVTRHWQKDFSKDMIEGQRIPCWFVDNDGAGLIDGKASDYILPSLF from the exons ATGCCCGGAATTCCCACAGCATTTGTTTTCAGCCGCGGAGTGTTGGTGGTTCAGACTCTCCTCGTCTTCAACATGCCTGTTTTGTGGGGAATCGTACGGTGGGCTTATCTCTGCATTGTGCTTGCAGCACAGGGGCAAGAAGCTCTGCTTGTTTCCCACAGAGATGCGCTTGTGGAG GAATTTCACAAAGCTGCAGGCACCAAGTCGATAAAG ATGGTGGAGGTGCAGTCTTTCAGAATCGACTGTGCCGTGACGTCACGTTTCGCTCACACCGTCATGACCTCCAAGGCTTTCAACAAAGCCAACATCTCCCAGGAAATCTTCTTCGAAGTGGAGCTGCCAAAAACTGCTTTCATCACCAACTTCACCAT GGAAATTGATGGCCAAGTTTATGTTGGAGAGGTGAAGGGGAAAGAGAAAGCCAAAAAAGAGTATGAGAAGGCGGTTTCTTCAGGAAAGACTGCTGGACTGGTCAA GGCATCTGGAAGACAAATGGAGCAGTTTTCGGTGTCTGTTAACATTGCAGCAGAAAGTCATGTGGTTTTCGTTTTGACCTACGAGGAGCTGCTTCAGAGGAAACTGGGCCGGTATGAGCTTCTGACCCGTGTGAAACCCAAAGAACCTGTTCAAGACTTTCAG ATCAGAGTTCGCGTCTTTGAGCCTCAAGGCCTGACGTCAGTGGAGGCAACCGCAACATTCCTCACGAACCAGCTGCTCCCTCTAGTGGAGAAAACTGTCACCGACACGAAG GCCTACATTACTTTCTCACCAACAATGGAGGAACAAAAGAAATGTCCGTCATGTGAGGGCACTCAAATTGAAGGAGATTTTATTGTCAAGTATGATGTCAAACGAAAAGAAAACCTTGGCGAAGTCCAG ATGGTGAACGGCTACTTTGTGCACTTCTTCTCCCCACCTGAATTACCCACAGTCCCAAAAAATGTTATATTTGTGGTTGACAGGAGTGGCTCTATGAGCGGCACAAAGATCAGACAG ACCCGCGAAGCCCTGGCGGCCATTCTGAAGGATCTCCACGAGGAAGACCACTTCACTTTCATCCTGTTTGACGATAGAGTTGACACTTGGCAAAACTCCGTTGTGAAAGCGACAAAAGAGAATGTGACTAAGGCCATTGACTACGTTGGGAAACTGACCGAGAGGGGAT CTACTGACATCAACGGTGCACTGTTGGAAGCGGTGGCACTGCTGAAGAAGGAAAGAGAATCCAAACGGGTTCCCGACAGGAGCATGGATATGATTATTCTGTTGACGGATGGGATGCCAAACAGCG GGGTGTCCAACCTGCCGACCATCCAGGAGAATGTCCGCCGGGCTATTGGTGGGAACATGTCTCTGTTTTGTCTTGGATTTGGAAATGATGTGCAGTATTCCTTTCTGGATGTGCTGGGCAAACAGAACAAAGGGTTGGCCCGCAGAATCTTTGCGGCCTCGGATGCAGCTCTTCAACTCCAA GGTTTTTATGAAGAAGTGTCCAGTCCACTACTCTTGGAGGTGAACCTGAAGTATCCGGGTAATTCCGTAGACTCGTTGACCCAAAATCACCATAGCCATCTGTTCAACGGTTCAGAGATTGTGGTGGCCGGTCGTTTCGATGACAGCAACGAGCCTGATAATTTCCTCGTGGAGGTGTTTGCGCAGGGG CCAGAGGAAGATTTCCAAGTGCAGGGCAAGGCCAAAGTGGATGACTGGAACGTGCTCTATCTGGAAGACGAGTACATCTTTGGGGACTTCACCGAGCGTCTGTGGGCTTACCTCACCATTCAGCAGCTCTTGGAGAAGAG TCGCATTGGAAGTCAGCAGGAAAATGAGAACTTCACTGCCCAGGCATTGGATATGTCGCTGCGCTACAACTTTGTCACGCCGCTCACCTCCTTGGTGGTAATCAAGCCTGACAGTGAGGACAAAGCAGGCGGCCCCCTCATTGCTGACAAGCTGACAGAGG ATCAACGGCAAAGAGCAGAGAGCCAAAGAG TTTTCTTGTGTGCATCAACAGCTCATCAACCGAGACATCAGG GTTCCTCTGGCCGTGCGGCAAGTTCACGGCAACAATCAAATG TGGATGGTGATCCACATTTCATGATTGAAGTCCCAGACAGAGAAGATGCCTTGTGTTTcaacatcaatgacaaacctgggaCTATTTTCAACCTGGTCCGTGACCCCAAATCAG GTTTTGTGGTGAATGGCGAGATTATTGGCAAGAAGAAATTTGTCCCGGGTCAAAAGATGTTCACCTACTTTGGTCGTCTTGGAATCCGCCACGAGGCTTTGGGGGTAAAGCTGGAGGTCAACACTCAGGAGATCTTGCTGATGCATGAGGGGAAACAAGTCAAGTTACTGTGGACGGATTTTGCCTCTCTCAAAGACACCAA CATGGACCTTCGTCTGACAAAGAACTGCAGCCTCACAGTCACGCTGAGGCACTCGGTCAAGTTCATGGTCATCAGACATACAAAGATATGGAAGAGGCGCCACTATCAGCAGAACTATTTGGGTTTTTATACTCTGGACAGCCACCATTTATCCAACGCCGTTCATGGATTGCTAG GCCAGTTCTACCATGGGGTTGATTTTGAAGTGTCCAACTTAAAATTGGGGAAGATGCAGCAGAAAACGGACGCCACCATGTATGTGAAAGGGCAGACGCTCAATGTGACCAG ACACTGGCAGAAGGATTTCAGCAAAGATATGATCGAGGGGCAAAGAATTCCCTGCTGGTTTGTCGACAATGATGGAGCTGGTCTCATTGACGGGAAAGCGTCCGACTACATTTTGCCCagcctcttttaa
- the LOC125976818 gene encoding inter-alpha-trypsin inhibitor heavy chain H3 isoform X1 — MPGIPTAFVFSRGVLVVQTLLVFNMPVLWGIVRWAYLCIVLAAQGQEALLVSHRDALVEEFHKAAGTKSIKKRSTKSDNMVEVQSFRIDCAVTSRFAHTVMTSKAFNKANISQEIFFEVELPKTAFITNFTMEIDGQVYVGEVKGKEKAKKEYEKAVSSGKTAGLVKASGRQMEQFSVSVNIAAESHVVFVLTYEELLQRKLGRYELLTRVKPKEPVQDFQIRVRVFEPQGLTSVEATATFLTNQLLPLVEKTVTDTKAYITFSPTMEEQKKCPSCEGTQIEGDFIVKYDVKRKENLGEVQMVNGYFVHFFSPPELPTVPKNVIFVVDRSGSMSGTKIRQTREALAAILKDLHEEDHFTFILFDDRVDTWQNSVVKATKENVTKAIDYVGKLTERGSTDINGALLEAVALLKKERESKRVPDRSMDMIILLTDGMPNSGVSNLPTIQENVRRAIGGNMSLFCLGFGNDVQYSFLDVLGKQNKGLARRIFAASDAALQLQGFYEEVSSPLLLEVNLKYPGNSVDSLTQNHHSHLFNGSEIVVAGRFDDSNEPDNFLVEVFAQGPEEDFQVQGKAKVDDWNVLYLEDEYIFGDFTERLWAYLTIQQLLEKSRIGSQQENENFTAQALDMSLRYNFVTPLTSLVVIKPDSEDKAGGPLIADKLTEDQRQRAESQRVFLCASTAHQPRHQGSSGRAASSRQQSNVDGDPHFMIEVPDREDALCFNINDKPGTIFNLVRDPKSGFVVNGEIIGKKKFVPGQKMFTYFGRLGIRHEALGVKLEVNTQEILLMHEGKQVKLLWTDFASLKDTNMDLRLTKNCSLTVTLRHSVKFMVIRHTKIWKRRHYQQNYLGFYTLDSHHLSNAVHGLLGQFYHGVDFEVSNLKLGKMQQKTDATMYVKGQTLNVTRHWQKDFSKDMIEGQRIPCWFVDNDGAGLIDGKASDYILPSLF; from the exons ATGCCCGGAATTCCCACAGCATTTGTTTTCAGCCGCGGAGTGTTGGTGGTTCAGACTCTCCTCGTCTTCAACATGCCTGTTTTGTGGGGAATCGTACGGTGGGCTTATCTCTGCATTGTGCTTGCAGCACAGGGGCAAGAAGCTCTGCTTGTTTCCCACAGAGATGCGCTTGTGGAG GAATTTCACAAAGCTGCAGGCACCAAGTCGATAAAG AAAAGAAGCACCAAATCTGATAAT ATGGTGGAGGTGCAGTCTTTCAGAATCGACTGTGCCGTGACGTCACGTTTCGCTCACACCGTCATGACCTCCAAGGCTTTCAACAAAGCCAACATCTCCCAGGAAATCTTCTTCGAAGTGGAGCTGCCAAAAACTGCTTTCATCACCAACTTCACCAT GGAAATTGATGGCCAAGTTTATGTTGGAGAGGTGAAGGGGAAAGAGAAAGCCAAAAAAGAGTATGAGAAGGCGGTTTCTTCAGGAAAGACTGCTGGACTGGTCAA GGCATCTGGAAGACAAATGGAGCAGTTTTCGGTGTCTGTTAACATTGCAGCAGAAAGTCATGTGGTTTTCGTTTTGACCTACGAGGAGCTGCTTCAGAGGAAACTGGGCCGGTATGAGCTTCTGACCCGTGTGAAACCCAAAGAACCTGTTCAAGACTTTCAG ATCAGAGTTCGCGTCTTTGAGCCTCAAGGCCTGACGTCAGTGGAGGCAACCGCAACATTCCTCACGAACCAGCTGCTCCCTCTAGTGGAGAAAACTGTCACCGACACGAAG GCCTACATTACTTTCTCACCAACAATGGAGGAACAAAAGAAATGTCCGTCATGTGAGGGCACTCAAATTGAAGGAGATTTTATTGTCAAGTATGATGTCAAACGAAAAGAAAACCTTGGCGAAGTCCAG ATGGTGAACGGCTACTTTGTGCACTTCTTCTCCCCACCTGAATTACCCACAGTCCCAAAAAATGTTATATTTGTGGTTGACAGGAGTGGCTCTATGAGCGGCACAAAGATCAGACAG ACCCGCGAAGCCCTGGCGGCCATTCTGAAGGATCTCCACGAGGAAGACCACTTCACTTTCATCCTGTTTGACGATAGAGTTGACACTTGGCAAAACTCCGTTGTGAAAGCGACAAAAGAGAATGTGACTAAGGCCATTGACTACGTTGGGAAACTGACCGAGAGGGGAT CTACTGACATCAACGGTGCACTGTTGGAAGCGGTGGCACTGCTGAAGAAGGAAAGAGAATCCAAACGGGTTCCCGACAGGAGCATGGATATGATTATTCTGTTGACGGATGGGATGCCAAACAGCG GGGTGTCCAACCTGCCGACCATCCAGGAGAATGTCCGCCGGGCTATTGGTGGGAACATGTCTCTGTTTTGTCTTGGATTTGGAAATGATGTGCAGTATTCCTTTCTGGATGTGCTGGGCAAACAGAACAAAGGGTTGGCCCGCAGAATCTTTGCGGCCTCGGATGCAGCTCTTCAACTCCAA GGTTTTTATGAAGAAGTGTCCAGTCCACTACTCTTGGAGGTGAACCTGAAGTATCCGGGTAATTCCGTAGACTCGTTGACCCAAAATCACCATAGCCATCTGTTCAACGGTTCAGAGATTGTGGTGGCCGGTCGTTTCGATGACAGCAACGAGCCTGATAATTTCCTCGTGGAGGTGTTTGCGCAGGGG CCAGAGGAAGATTTCCAAGTGCAGGGCAAGGCCAAAGTGGATGACTGGAACGTGCTCTATCTGGAAGACGAGTACATCTTTGGGGACTTCACCGAGCGTCTGTGGGCTTACCTCACCATTCAGCAGCTCTTGGAGAAGAG TCGCATTGGAAGTCAGCAGGAAAATGAGAACTTCACTGCCCAGGCATTGGATATGTCGCTGCGCTACAACTTTGTCACGCCGCTCACCTCCTTGGTGGTAATCAAGCCTGACAGTGAGGACAAAGCAGGCGGCCCCCTCATTGCTGACAAGCTGACAGAGG ATCAACGGCAAAGAGCAGAGAGCCAAAGAG TTTTCTTGTGTGCATCAACAGCTCATCAACCGAGACATCAGG GTTCCTCTGGCCGTGCGGCAAGTTCACGGCAACAATCAAATG TGGATGGTGATCCACATTTCATGATTGAAGTCCCAGACAGAGAAGATGCCTTGTGTTTcaacatcaatgacaaacctgggaCTATTTTCAACCTGGTCCGTGACCCCAAATCAG GTTTTGTGGTGAATGGCGAGATTATTGGCAAGAAGAAATTTGTCCCGGGTCAAAAGATGTTCACCTACTTTGGTCGTCTTGGAATCCGCCACGAGGCTTTGGGGGTAAAGCTGGAGGTCAACACTCAGGAGATCTTGCTGATGCATGAGGGGAAACAAGTCAAGTTACTGTGGACGGATTTTGCCTCTCTCAAAGACACCAA CATGGACCTTCGTCTGACAAAGAACTGCAGCCTCACAGTCACGCTGAGGCACTCGGTCAAGTTCATGGTCATCAGACATACAAAGATATGGAAGAGGCGCCACTATCAGCAGAACTATTTGGGTTTTTATACTCTGGACAGCCACCATTTATCCAACGCCGTTCATGGATTGCTAG GCCAGTTCTACCATGGGGTTGATTTTGAAGTGTCCAACTTAAAATTGGGGAAGATGCAGCAGAAAACGGACGCCACCATGTATGTGAAAGGGCAGACGCTCAATGTGACCAG ACACTGGCAGAAGGATTTCAGCAAAGATATGATCGAGGGGCAAAGAATTCCCTGCTGGTTTGTCGACAATGATGGAGCTGGTCTCATTGACGGGAAAGCGTCCGACTACATTTTGCCCagcctcttttaa
- the LOC125976818 gene encoding inter-alpha-trypsin inhibitor heavy chain H3 isoform X2, with amino-acid sequence MPGIPTAFVFSRGVLVVQTLLVFNMPVLWGIVRWAYLCIVLAAQGQEALLVSHRDALVEEFHKAAGTKSIKKRSTKSDNMVEVQSFRIDCAVTSRFAHTVMTSKAFNKANISQEIFFEVELPKTAFITNFTMEIDGQVYVGEVKGKEKAKKEYEKAVSSGKTAGLVKASGRQMEQFSVSVNIAAESHVVFVLTYEELLQRKLGRYELLTRVKPKEPVQDFQIRVRVFEPQGLTSVEATATFLTNQLLPLVEKTVTDTKAYITFSPTMEEQKKCPSCEGTQIEGDFIVKYDVKRKENLGEVQMVNGYFVHFFSPPELPTVPKNVIFVVDRSGSMSGTKIRQTREALAAILKDLHEEDHFTFILFDDRVDTWQNSVVKATKENVTKAIDYVGKLTERGSTDINGALLEAVALLKKERESKRVPDRSMDMIILLTDGMPNSGVSNLPTIQENVRRAIGGNMSLFCLGFGNDVQYSFLDVLGKQNKGLARRIFAASDAALQLQGFYEEVSSPLLLEVNLKYPGNSVDSLTQNHHSHLFNGSEIVVAGRFDDSNEPDNFLVEVFAQGPEEDFQVQGKAKVDDWNVLYLEDEYIFGDFTERLWAYLTIQQLLEKSRIGSQQENENFTAQALDMSLRYNFVTPLTSLVVIKPDSEDKAGGPLIADKLTEDQRQRAESQRAHQPRHQGSSGRAASSRQQSNVDGDPHFMIEVPDREDALCFNINDKPGTIFNLVRDPKSGFVVNGEIIGKKKFVPGQKMFTYFGRLGIRHEALGVKLEVNTQEILLMHEGKQVKLLWTDFASLKDTNMDLRLTKNCSLTVTLRHSVKFMVIRHTKIWKRRHYQQNYLGFYTLDSHHLSNAVHGLLGQFYHGVDFEVSNLKLGKMQQKTDATMYVKGQTLNVTRHWQKDFSKDMIEGQRIPCWFVDNDGAGLIDGKASDYILPSLF; translated from the exons ATGCCCGGAATTCCCACAGCATTTGTTTTCAGCCGCGGAGTGTTGGTGGTTCAGACTCTCCTCGTCTTCAACATGCCTGTTTTGTGGGGAATCGTACGGTGGGCTTATCTCTGCATTGTGCTTGCAGCACAGGGGCAAGAAGCTCTGCTTGTTTCCCACAGAGATGCGCTTGTGGAG GAATTTCACAAAGCTGCAGGCACCAAGTCGATAAAG AAAAGAAGCACCAAATCTGATAAT ATGGTGGAGGTGCAGTCTTTCAGAATCGACTGTGCCGTGACGTCACGTTTCGCTCACACCGTCATGACCTCCAAGGCTTTCAACAAAGCCAACATCTCCCAGGAAATCTTCTTCGAAGTGGAGCTGCCAAAAACTGCTTTCATCACCAACTTCACCAT GGAAATTGATGGCCAAGTTTATGTTGGAGAGGTGAAGGGGAAAGAGAAAGCCAAAAAAGAGTATGAGAAGGCGGTTTCTTCAGGAAAGACTGCTGGACTGGTCAA GGCATCTGGAAGACAAATGGAGCAGTTTTCGGTGTCTGTTAACATTGCAGCAGAAAGTCATGTGGTTTTCGTTTTGACCTACGAGGAGCTGCTTCAGAGGAAACTGGGCCGGTATGAGCTTCTGACCCGTGTGAAACCCAAAGAACCTGTTCAAGACTTTCAG ATCAGAGTTCGCGTCTTTGAGCCTCAAGGCCTGACGTCAGTGGAGGCAACCGCAACATTCCTCACGAACCAGCTGCTCCCTCTAGTGGAGAAAACTGTCACCGACACGAAG GCCTACATTACTTTCTCACCAACAATGGAGGAACAAAAGAAATGTCCGTCATGTGAGGGCACTCAAATTGAAGGAGATTTTATTGTCAAGTATGATGTCAAACGAAAAGAAAACCTTGGCGAAGTCCAG ATGGTGAACGGCTACTTTGTGCACTTCTTCTCCCCACCTGAATTACCCACAGTCCCAAAAAATGTTATATTTGTGGTTGACAGGAGTGGCTCTATGAGCGGCACAAAGATCAGACAG ACCCGCGAAGCCCTGGCGGCCATTCTGAAGGATCTCCACGAGGAAGACCACTTCACTTTCATCCTGTTTGACGATAGAGTTGACACTTGGCAAAACTCCGTTGTGAAAGCGACAAAAGAGAATGTGACTAAGGCCATTGACTACGTTGGGAAACTGACCGAGAGGGGAT CTACTGACATCAACGGTGCACTGTTGGAAGCGGTGGCACTGCTGAAGAAGGAAAGAGAATCCAAACGGGTTCCCGACAGGAGCATGGATATGATTATTCTGTTGACGGATGGGATGCCAAACAGCG GGGTGTCCAACCTGCCGACCATCCAGGAGAATGTCCGCCGGGCTATTGGTGGGAACATGTCTCTGTTTTGTCTTGGATTTGGAAATGATGTGCAGTATTCCTTTCTGGATGTGCTGGGCAAACAGAACAAAGGGTTGGCCCGCAGAATCTTTGCGGCCTCGGATGCAGCTCTTCAACTCCAA GGTTTTTATGAAGAAGTGTCCAGTCCACTACTCTTGGAGGTGAACCTGAAGTATCCGGGTAATTCCGTAGACTCGTTGACCCAAAATCACCATAGCCATCTGTTCAACGGTTCAGAGATTGTGGTGGCCGGTCGTTTCGATGACAGCAACGAGCCTGATAATTTCCTCGTGGAGGTGTTTGCGCAGGGG CCAGAGGAAGATTTCCAAGTGCAGGGCAAGGCCAAAGTGGATGACTGGAACGTGCTCTATCTGGAAGACGAGTACATCTTTGGGGACTTCACCGAGCGTCTGTGGGCTTACCTCACCATTCAGCAGCTCTTGGAGAAGAG TCGCATTGGAAGTCAGCAGGAAAATGAGAACTTCACTGCCCAGGCATTGGATATGTCGCTGCGCTACAACTTTGTCACGCCGCTCACCTCCTTGGTGGTAATCAAGCCTGACAGTGAGGACAAAGCAGGCGGCCCCCTCATTGCTGACAAGCTGACAGAGG ATCAACGGCAAAGAGCAGAGAGCCAAAGAG CTCATCAACCGAGACATCAGG GTTCCTCTGGCCGTGCGGCAAGTTCACGGCAACAATCAAATG TGGATGGTGATCCACATTTCATGATTGAAGTCCCAGACAGAGAAGATGCCTTGTGTTTcaacatcaatgacaaacctgggaCTATTTTCAACCTGGTCCGTGACCCCAAATCAG GTTTTGTGGTGAATGGCGAGATTATTGGCAAGAAGAAATTTGTCCCGGGTCAAAAGATGTTCACCTACTTTGGTCGTCTTGGAATCCGCCACGAGGCTTTGGGGGTAAAGCTGGAGGTCAACACTCAGGAGATCTTGCTGATGCATGAGGGGAAACAAGTCAAGTTACTGTGGACGGATTTTGCCTCTCTCAAAGACACCAA CATGGACCTTCGTCTGACAAAGAACTGCAGCCTCACAGTCACGCTGAGGCACTCGGTCAAGTTCATGGTCATCAGACATACAAAGATATGGAAGAGGCGCCACTATCAGCAGAACTATTTGGGTTTTTATACTCTGGACAGCCACCATTTATCCAACGCCGTTCATGGATTGCTAG GCCAGTTCTACCATGGGGTTGATTTTGAAGTGTCCAACTTAAAATTGGGGAAGATGCAGCAGAAAACGGACGCCACCATGTATGTGAAAGGGCAGACGCTCAATGTGACCAG ACACTGGCAGAAGGATTTCAGCAAAGATATGATCGAGGGGCAAAGAATTCCCTGCTGGTTTGTCGACAATGATGGAGCTGGTCTCATTGACGGGAAAGCGTCCGACTACATTTTGCCCagcctcttttaa